The Camelus dromedarius isolate mCamDro1 chromosome 8, mCamDro1.pat, whole genome shotgun sequence genome includes a window with the following:
- the FAM25A gene encoding protein FAM25A — MLGGLGKLAAEGLAHRTEKATEEAVHAVEGVVKEVVEHAKEAGEKAIAEALKKAQETGDKVVKEVTETVTNTVTNAVTHAAEGLGKLGQ; from the exons ATGCTGGGAGGACTGGGGAAACTTGCTGCCGAGGGCCTGGCCCACCGCACTGAGAAGGCCACCGAGGAAGCCG TCCACGCCGTGGAGGGGGTAGTGAAGGAGGTGGTGGAGCACGCCAAGGAGGCTGGAGAGAAAG CCATTGCTGAAGCCTTAAAGAAGGCCCAGGAGACAGGGGACAAAGTGGTAAAGGAGGTCACTGAGACGGTGACCAACACAGTCACAAATGCTGTCACCCACGCAGCTGAAGGcctgggcaaactgggacagTGA